A genomic segment from Myxococcales bacterium encodes:
- a CDS encoding carbonic anhydrase codes for MLALAVPACSRAHADDVHGGHAASDAAHGAAHEPASAPGAKGSAHGHAPAAAHAAPHAANAADHGGGHGGSGHGGSHGGSAHGEGKRGGYVVPFTWDTSEDEPLARMRGFMRGVVADNARYVADKKPDFFKAVANGQKPRATVVACSDSRVQSTAFDATPENDVFTIRNIGNQILTSEGSVEYGVHHLKTSVLMVLGHAGCGAVKASLGDFSKESGPISRELASLQFPKPAAGTAPDVALTQGVVANVHAQVSLALLKFGEEVEHGDLTVVGAVYDFRNDLGHGFGRVSVVNVNGQSDKERIDAFVRAMSGGAEVKAKRGP; via the coding sequence ATGCTCGCGTTGGCGGTCCCGGCATGCTCCCGTGCCCACGCCGATGACGTTCACGGCGGCCACGCAGCGAGCGACGCGGCCCACGGCGCGGCCCACGAGCCGGCGTCGGCGCCGGGCGCGAAAGGCTCGGCCCATGGCCATGCCCCGGCCGCCGCGCACGCCGCGCCTCACGCAGCGAACGCCGCGGACCACGGCGGAGGTCACGGCGGGAGCGGACACGGTGGCTCGCACGGCGGCAGCGCGCACGGCGAGGGCAAGCGAGGCGGCTATGTGGTGCCCTTCACGTGGGACACCTCCGAGGACGAGCCGCTGGCGCGTATGCGCGGCTTCATGCGCGGCGTGGTAGCCGACAACGCTCGCTACGTCGCGGACAAGAAGCCCGACTTCTTTAAGGCCGTCGCCAACGGCCAGAAGCCGCGTGCCACCGTAGTCGCGTGCTCCGACTCGCGGGTCCAGTCGACGGCCTTCGACGCGACGCCGGAGAACGACGTCTTCACGATCCGAAACATCGGCAACCAAATCCTCACCTCGGAGGGCTCGGTCGAATACGGCGTTCACCACCTGAAGACGTCCGTGCTGATGGTGCTCGGTCACGCGGGTTGCGGCGCCGTGAAAGCGTCGCTCGGTGACTTCAGCAAGGAATCGGGCCCCATCTCCCGCGAATTGGCTTCGCTGCAGTTTCCAAAGCCGGCCGCCGGCACGGCGCCGGATGTGGCGCTGACACAGGGCGTCGTCGCCAACGTGCACGCGCAGGTGAGCCTGGCGCTCCTGAAGTTCGGCGAAGAGGTCGAACACGGCGACCTCACGGTGGTCGGCGCCGTCTACGACTTTCGCAACGACCTGGGCCACGGCTTCGGGCGAGTGTCCGTCGTCAACGTGAACGGACAGTCCGACAAGGAGCGCATCGACGCCTTCGTTAGGGCTATGTCCGGCGGCGCCGAGGTCAAGGCGAAGCGAGGCCCGTAG